A single window of Syntrophotalea acetylenica DNA harbors:
- a CDS encoding response regulator transcription factor: MRVLVVEDEKKVASFIKRGLEEEEFTVDVAFDGEEGLFLAENNPYDIVLMDLMLPKKDGLEVIKELRAKEITTPVLCLTAKDSVEDIVSGLDSGSDDYLTKPFAFSELLARVKALLRRSAKDRGAEIYFADLRLDPVSHKVWRSDQEIDLTAKEYALLEYFMRNPNQVLTRAMIAEHVWDYTFDSFTNIIDVYVNYLRKKVDRDFDKKLIHTVRGVGYVLKEG; encoded by the coding sequence ATGCGCGTGCTCGTTGTAGAAGACGAAAAAAAGGTAGCCAGCTTCATCAAGCGGGGTCTCGAGGAAGAGGAGTTCACCGTGGATGTGGCGTTTGACGGAGAGGAAGGGTTGTTCCTGGCCGAAAACAACCCCTACGACATTGTTCTGATGGACCTCATGCTGCCCAAAAAGGATGGTCTCGAAGTCATCAAGGAACTGCGAGCCAAGGAGATAACCACGCCGGTGCTGTGCCTGACCGCCAAGGATTCCGTGGAAGATATCGTCTCCGGCCTTGATTCGGGAAGCGACGACTATCTGACCAAGCCCTTCGCCTTCAGTGAGTTGCTCGCCCGCGTCAAGGCCCTGCTGCGCCGCAGCGCCAAGGACCGCGGGGCCGAAATTTATTTCGCCGACCTGCGCCTCGACCCGGTAAGCCACAAGGTATGGCGCTCTGATCAGGAGATCGATCTCACGGCCAAGGAATACGCCCTGCTGGAATATTTCATGCGCAACCCCAATCAGGTGCTTACCCGGGCCATGATTGCGGAACACGTATGGGACTACACCTTCGATTCTTTCACCAACATCATCGATGTGTATGTCAACTACCTGCGCAAAAAGGTCGACCGGGATTTCGATAAAAAGCTGATTCATACCGTGCGCGGCGTTGGATATGTCCTCAAGGAGGGCTGA
- a CDS encoding heavy metal sensor histidine kinase, whose translation MFFRSLRFRLTAWYSLTIVMVLAMSGFIWHHQLSRSLLQQADQRLIKLTEQGPALAQGFSGPERCGSFYEFVRRHREGHFFRLLNARGQNLCSEYGSIDDSPAINMASLQRAASHGMLLETSNDTAGVDPMRLLTLAIPLQNQDMLFLQIGTGTGLVHESLRELRTTMLVFSPLVLLTVAMMGWFLAGRTLAPVENLTRAMCRINVDNLSHRLPVRSSGDELALLSTSFNSMLERLEESFRKIKQFSGDASHELRTPLTILRGETEVALRWAKTPEDFRKVLKSGMEEIDRMSRIIEDLLLLAKSEGGEKPLAIREMSLSDLLQELYLQGRSLAQPKSIDLVLHPNVTEEIRILGDKMRLRQVFLNLIANAVNYTPDGGRVEIALSVNDDDAIVTVSDTGIGIPAEHLPHIFDRFYRVDRARNRDDGGTGLGLAIVDSFVKAHGGQVEVTSEPGEGSVFTVFLPRKGPGPDATTA comes from the coding sequence TTGTTCTTCCGTTCCCTGCGATTCCGCCTCACCGCCTGGTACTCCCTGACCATCGTCATGGTGCTGGCGATGAGCGGCTTTATCTGGCACCATCAGCTTTCCCGTAGCCTGCTGCAGCAGGCCGATCAGCGCCTCATCAAGCTGACCGAACAAGGCCCTGCGCTTGCGCAGGGCTTTTCCGGTCCGGAGCGCTGTGGTTCGTTCTACGAATTTGTACGGCGCCATCGCGAAGGGCATTTTTTCCGGCTGCTGAATGCCCGGGGCCAAAACCTTTGCAGTGAATACGGCAGCATCGACGACAGTCCCGCCATCAACATGGCATCATTGCAACGCGCTGCAAGCCATGGGATGTTGCTTGAGACCAGCAACGACACGGCCGGCGTTGACCCCATGCGCCTTCTGACTTTGGCCATCCCCCTGCAAAACCAGGATATGCTGTTCCTGCAGATCGGCACTGGCACTGGCCTGGTTCATGAATCGCTGCGGGAACTGCGAACCACCATGCTGGTTTTCAGCCCCCTGGTCCTGCTCACCGTCGCGATGATGGGATGGTTTTTGGCCGGGCGCACCCTGGCCCCCGTCGAAAACCTCACCCGAGCCATGTGTCGCATCAACGTCGATAATCTTTCCCACCGCCTGCCGGTGCGTTCTTCAGGCGACGAACTCGCGCTACTGTCCACATCCTTCAACTCCATGCTGGAACGCCTCGAAGAGTCTTTCCGTAAAATCAAGCAATTTTCCGGCGATGCCTCCCATGAACTGCGCACCCCACTGACCATCCTCCGAGGGGAAACCGAGGTCGCCCTGCGCTGGGCCAAGACCCCCGAGGACTTTCGCAAGGTTCTTAAATCCGGCATGGAGGAGATCGACCGCATGAGCCGCATCATCGAAGATCTGCTGCTGCTGGCCAAAAGCGAGGGCGGAGAAAAACCTCTGGCCATCCGGGAGATGAGTCTCAGCGATCTGCTCCAGGAACTCTATCTGCAGGGCCGTTCTCTGGCACAACCGAAATCCATAGATCTGGTGCTGCACCCCAATGTCACGGAGGAAATCCGCATTCTCGGAGACAAGATGCGCCTTCGCCAGGTATTCCTCAACCTGATTGCCAATGCGGTGAATTACACCCCCGATGGTGGCCGGGTGGAAATAGCCTTGTCGGTAAACGACGACGACGCGATTGTCACCGTTTCCGATACTGGCATTGGCATTCCCGCCGAGCACCTGCCGCACATTTTCGACCGTTTTTACCGGGTGGATCGGGCACGCAATCGCGATGACGGGGGCACAGGCCTGGGGCTGGCCATCGTCGATTCTTTCGTCAAAGCCCATGGCGGCCAGGTTGAAGTAACTTCGGAACCAGGTGAGGGAAGCGTTTTCACAGTATTTTTGCCGCGCAAAGGCCCCGGCCCTGACGCCACAACAGCCTGA
- a CDS encoding DegQ family serine endoprotease: protein MKTLFRSLSVFVALLLTAIPAFAVPDFAELAIRLKPSVVNISTSKTIRPQRPIFPGQPSPYNEFFEEFFDRFFRGQPMDRKERSLGSGFIISADGYILTNDHVVDGADVIKVRLSDGREFNGTVQGLDPKLDLALIKIDVGQEELPVAEMGNSETLKVGEWVMAIGNPFGLEQTVTVGIVSAKGRVIGAGPYDDFIQTDASINPGNSGGPLFNEAGKVIGINTAIVAGGQGIGFAIPINAAKSIIPQLRETGHVVRGWIGVTVQELTEELAESFGLKKARGALVTDVEDDSPARKAGLQRGDIILEINGQTLENLSDLPRIVAALPVGAKARMTLFRDGRTKEASVTIGTQDRDQQPAKREVAKSKNLLGLSVIDITPEIKSRYRLSVEKGVLVAAVEADGPAAGTLHAGDVILELNGEPVESAAALHALLGNSKSNQLVRLLVQRRDQTLYATVRTR from the coding sequence ATGAAGACCTTGTTCCGTTCCTTGTCCGTTTTTGTGGCATTGCTGCTGACTGCCATACCGGCTTTTGCCGTACCCGACTTTGCCGAGCTGGCGATCCGCCTGAAACCATCGGTCGTCAACATAAGCACCTCCAAAACCATCCGCCCTCAACGACCCATCTTCCCCGGGCAGCCGTCCCCCTACAATGAATTTTTCGAGGAATTTTTCGACAGGTTTTTCCGAGGCCAGCCCATGGACCGCAAGGAACGCTCCCTGGGATCGGGCTTCATCATCTCTGCCGATGGTTATATCCTTACCAATGACCACGTCGTCGACGGCGCTGACGTCATCAAGGTGCGCCTCTCCGACGGCCGGGAATTCAACGGCACCGTACAGGGACTCGACCCCAAGCTGGACCTGGCATTGATCAAGATCGACGTCGGACAGGAAGAACTTCCGGTCGCCGAAATGGGGAATAGCGAAACACTCAAGGTCGGGGAATGGGTCATGGCCATCGGCAACCCGTTCGGCCTGGAGCAGACCGTCACGGTCGGCATCGTTTCGGCCAAAGGCAGAGTGATTGGCGCCGGGCCTTATGACGATTTCATTCAAACCGATGCCTCCATCAATCCGGGCAACTCCGGCGGTCCGCTGTTCAACGAAGCCGGTAAGGTGATCGGCATCAATACGGCCATTGTGGCCGGAGGTCAGGGCATCGGTTTCGCCATACCCATCAACGCCGCAAAAAGCATTATCCCGCAGCTTCGGGAAACCGGCCATGTGGTGCGGGGCTGGATCGGCGTCACGGTTCAGGAGCTAACCGAGGAGCTGGCTGAATCCTTTGGCCTGAAAAAGGCCCGGGGTGCATTGGTCACTGATGTGGAGGACGATTCGCCAGCCCGCAAAGCCGGTCTGCAGCGGGGGGACATTATCCTTGAAATCAATGGACAGACCCTTGAAAACCTCAGCGATCTGCCCAGAATCGTAGCGGCCTTGCCGGTTGGCGCCAAGGCGCGCATGACACTCTTCCGGGACGGGCGCACAAAAGAAGCCAGCGTCACCATTGGCACCCAGGACCGGGACCAGCAGCCGGCAAAAAGGGAAGTCGCCAAAAGCAAAAACCTTCTGGGCCTGTCCGTCATCGACATCACGCCGGAGATCAAATCCCGCTACCGGCTGTCCGTTGAAAAGGGCGTGCTGGTTGCCGCCGTCGAGGCGGATGGACCCGCCGCCGGCACCTTGCACGCCGGAGATGTGATTTTGGAGCTGAACGGCGAGCCAGTAGAGTCCGCGGCAGCCCTGCACGCCCTGCTCGGAAACTCAAAAAGCAACCAGCTGGTGCGTCTGCTTGTCCAGCGGCGGGATCAGACCCTTTACGCAACGGTCCGGACCCGATAG
- a CDS encoding hypothetical protein (member of metallo-beta-lactamase family; the purified enzyme from Escherichia coli forms dimeric zinc phosphodiesterase; in Bacillus subtilis this protein is a 3'-tRNA processing endoribonuclease and is essential while in Escherichia coli it is not; associates with two zinc ions) codes for MIKTRLVFLSHAHIDHLAGFDLLLRTFLARDIDLLLYGPKGLAAQIAARLQSYTWNLVEGYPFVLKVREWLGNSIREVVFPAAEAFRPRSERLLPCHDGLLYQNPWYQVRTVRLAHGNIDSLAFSLEEPIHIAIHKDALHRHGFHPGPWLGHFKDLVFRGTDPDVAVSVPLDGGRTRKLSLGWLRAHIASTEPGMKIVYVTDCSPVYGNFRRILQLAQNVHLLAIEAMFAHRDLDRARQRNHLTAWQAGRLARMAGVGRLKVFHHSPRYQRCPEELEQEAWAAFRGAAAPRQKPDLSE; via the coding sequence TTGATCAAGACGCGGCTGGTGTTTTTGTCCCATGCCCACATCGATCACCTGGCAGGCTTCGACCTGTTGTTGCGCACCTTCCTGGCAAGGGATATCGATCTGCTGTTATACGGCCCCAAGGGGCTGGCGGCCCAGATTGCGGCACGACTGCAAAGCTACACCTGGAACCTGGTCGAAGGTTATCCCTTTGTACTCAAGGTGCGCGAATGGCTGGGTAACAGCATCAGGGAAGTCGTCTTCCCGGCTGCCGAGGCTTTCCGGCCGCGGTCCGAGCGCCTGTTGCCCTGCCACGACGGCCTTCTGTATCAGAACCCATGGTACCAGGTCCGGACCGTGCGCCTTGCGCACGGGAACATCGATTCGCTGGCCTTCTCCCTGGAAGAACCGATACACATCGCCATCCACAAAGACGCCCTGCATCGCCACGGTTTCCATCCCGGACCCTGGCTTGGCCACTTCAAAGACCTTGTTTTTCGGGGCACCGACCCCGATGTCGCCGTTTCGGTACCGCTTGACGGCGGTCGCACCCGCAAGCTATCGCTGGGCTGGCTTCGGGCGCACATCGCTTCTACCGAACCGGGCATGAAAATCGTCTACGTCACGGACTGCTCTCCGGTATATGGCAATTTTCGAAGGATTCTGCAACTGGCGCAAAACGTTCACCTGCTGGCCATTGAAGCCATGTTCGCTCATCGTGATCTGGACAGGGCCCGTCAGCGCAACCACCTTACCGCCTGGCAGGCCGGACGGCTGGCACGGATGGCCGGGGTGGGGCGGCTGAAGGTTTTTCACCATTCGCCGCGCTATCAACGCTGCCCGGAAGAGCTTGAGCAGGAAGCCTGGGCCGCCTTTCGCGGGGCGGCGGCACCCCGACAAAAACCGGACCTTTCCGAATGA
- a CDS encoding HAMP domain-containing protein — MLRTMRLTLKHQILIAPAAVLLLMTLLLVFLQYTYMDLSHKREQAEGIGAILMGITEANIAARVMEDAIRQYQDLVKNGQASYDNLDALLADLDQAYAHLVSGLDRVRTYMPLSESQGQDLMRAVEALYPDKDAFNVWAFTAALEQLRPHMVGLNDQTRKMRKDSPPPNSNDLDKLTDRAALVSVIVLGAAIPVGVLLSLFFARGILRRVQTLSDSAGRIVRGDLKPPPAPDTVRDELDDLALSINHMTDQLIRVVGTEKLLEGAEEERRRIAMDIHDQTLCDLSGILRGLQSLPAEGDLKNEVCTLEEDLLRAIANLRQLMDNLHPQTLDILGLGAALESHLERHLGKGDMPEYHLYICPAVDSANLTRLQKLTLYRIAVEAIHNVIKHARASRYEVNLNLCGGQVVLSIEDNGIGFDLEEVALRAGRGLNNIRERARTIGAQVRWCNSRFSSGTRFELTLPVLANTREGGQE; from the coding sequence ATGTTGCGGACCATGCGCCTGACCCTCAAACATCAGATACTTATTGCGCCCGCGGCGGTGTTGCTGCTGATGACCCTGCTACTGGTTTTTCTGCAGTACACCTATATGGATCTGTCCCATAAACGCGAACAGGCCGAAGGGATCGGTGCGATCCTCATGGGCATTACCGAGGCCAACATTGCCGCCCGGGTAATGGAGGATGCGATTCGCCAGTACCAGGATCTGGTTAAAAACGGCCAGGCCAGCTACGATAATCTGGATGCGCTGCTCGCAGATCTCGACCAGGCTTACGCCCACCTTGTCAGCGGCCTTGATCGCGTGCGCACATACATGCCCCTTTCCGAAAGCCAGGGGCAGGACCTGATGCGCGCCGTCGAAGCCCTGTATCCCGACAAGGACGCATTCAATGTATGGGCATTCACCGCGGCCCTGGAACAGCTGCGGCCGCACATGGTCGGCCTCAATGATCAGACCCGAAAGATGCGCAAGGATTCGCCGCCACCCAACAGCAACGACCTGGACAAACTGACCGACCGGGCGGCCCTGGTGTCCGTGATCGTGCTGGGTGCCGCCATTCCTGTCGGTGTGCTGCTGTCCCTGTTTTTTGCCCGCGGCATTCTGCGCCGCGTGCAGACCCTCAGCGACAGTGCCGGCCGCATCGTGCGCGGCGACCTCAAACCGCCGCCCGCGCCGGATACGGTTCGCGATGAGCTCGATGACTTGGCTCTGTCCATCAATCACATGACCGACCAGCTGATCCGGGTGGTGGGCACGGAAAAACTGCTGGAAGGCGCGGAAGAGGAACGCAGGCGCATCGCCATGGATATTCACGACCAGACCCTCTGCGATCTGTCCGGAATTCTGCGCGGGCTGCAAAGCCTGCCGGCGGAAGGGGACCTCAAAAACGAAGTCTGCACCCTCGAAGAAGATTTGCTGCGGGCGATTGCCAACCTGCGCCAGCTTATGGACAACCTGCATCCGCAGACGCTGGACATCCTTGGTCTCGGCGCGGCCCTTGAATCCCACCTTGAGCGGCATCTTGGCAAAGGAGATATGCCGGAATACCACCTGTATATCTGTCCCGCGGTCGACTCTGCCAACCTGACGCGGCTACAGAAGCTGACCCTGTATCGGATCGCGGTGGAAGCCATCCACAATGTCATCAAACATGCGCGGGCGTCCCGTTACGAGGTGAACCTCAACCTCTGTGGGGGCCAGGTGGTTCTGTCCATCGAGGATAATGGTATTGGTTTCGATCTTGAAGAGGTTGCCCTGCGCGCTGGCAGGGGGCTGAACAATATTCGTGAGCGCGCACGAACCATCGGCGCGCAGGTCCGTTGGTGCAATTCCCGTTTTTCCAGCGGCACCCGCTTTGAATTAACCTTGCCAGTCCTGGCAAACACCCGGGAAGGCGGACAAGAATGA
- a CDS encoding response regulator transcription factor: MTQVHIIIAEDNPRDFEFLEQLIKSWEGSCVVDRAPNGMAALELALHQEQPLLISDIQMPQMNGIELARNLWQRKPQARIVFWSQFKDEMYVRTLSRIVPPETVYGYILKSNPRDRILSAIQTVLLEEQCWIDPEVRKVQGRAGHSQTALSDIEFEALLDISLGLTDNLIAQRRYLSRRGVQSRLNSLYSKLGVDQEQFQGDKFGDAFNLRNRAVAVALRRGLINAFELEHEEKEFQIWLKRFKSGRGA; encoded by the coding sequence ATGACGCAGGTGCATATCATCATAGCGGAAGACAACCCACGGGATTTTGAATTTCTCGAACAGCTGATCAAAAGCTGGGAGGGTTCCTGCGTGGTCGATCGCGCGCCCAATGGCATGGCCGCGCTGGAACTGGCCCTGCACCAGGAGCAACCTCTGCTGATCAGCGATATCCAGATGCCCCAAATGAACGGCATTGAACTGGCCCGCAACCTCTGGCAACGCAAACCACAGGCACGCATCGTATTCTGGAGCCAGTTCAAGGACGAAATGTATGTCCGTACCCTGTCGCGCATCGTACCGCCGGAGACTGTTTATGGCTACATCCTGAAATCCAACCCGCGCGACCGCATCCTGTCCGCCATCCAAACCGTTCTACTTGAGGAACAATGCTGGATCGACCCTGAAGTACGCAAGGTCCAGGGCCGGGCCGGTCACAGCCAGACGGCGCTCTCCGATATCGAATTCGAAGCGTTGCTCGACATCTCCCTGGGGCTCACCGACAATCTCATCGCACAGCGGCGCTACCTGTCGCGACGCGGCGTGCAGAGCCGCCTTAACTCCCTGTACAGCAAACTTGGCGTCGACCAGGAACAGTTTCAGGGCGATAAATTCGGGGATGCCTTCAATCTTCGCAACCGCGCCGTGGCCGTCGCTTTGCGCCGCGGATTGATCAACGCTTTCGAGCTGGAACATGAGGAAAAGGAATTCCAGATCTGGCTGAAACGCTTCAAGAGCGGCCGCGGCGCCTGA
- a CDS encoding rubrerythrin family protein: MSDLQGTKTEQDLLEAFAGESQANRKYLAFAEQADKEGYPQVAKLFRAAAAAETVHAHAHLRALDGIKSTLENLKEAVGGETHEFKEMYPPMIKEAAAKGFKAAERTFSYANEVEKVHAGLYEKALADLGQNVTCDYWVCKVCGNTLEAEPQDPCTVCKAGKVAFFKID; encoded by the coding sequence ATGTCCGATCTGCAAGGCACCAAAACCGAACAGGATCTCCTTGAGGCTTTTGCCGGCGAATCCCAGGCCAATCGCAAATACCTGGCTTTTGCGGAACAGGCCGACAAGGAGGGGTACCCCCAGGTCGCCAAGCTGTTCCGTGCCGCGGCAGCGGCGGAAACCGTGCATGCTCATGCGCATCTGCGCGCCCTGGACGGCATAAAATCAACCCTCGAGAACCTCAAGGAAGCTGTTGGCGGGGAGACTCATGAGTTCAAGGAAATGTATCCGCCCATGATCAAGGAAGCGGCGGCGAAAGGCTTCAAGGCGGCGGAGCGCACCTTCAGCTATGCCAACGAGGTGGAAAAAGTGCATGCCGGACTCTACGAAAAAGCCCTGGCAGACCTCGGCCAAAACGTGACATGCGATTACTGGGTGTGCAAGGTTTGCGGCAACACCCTTGAGGCTGAGCCGCAGGATCCGTGCACCGTCTGCAAGGCTGGCAAAGTCGCCTTCTTCAAGATAGACTGA
- a CDS encoding zinc ribbon domain-containing protein: protein MEKCPVCKEEKKGKYWCSACKTVFVCPLPTCGATISPGKEECPRCGLLFADYLSQRKMYRQCPKCGKKQGLNEQQCRYCKFWFNCPTCGHKVPTTSALTCPRCGTNLCR from the coding sequence ATGGAAAAGTGTCCTGTGTGCAAGGAAGAAAAAAAAGGCAAGTATTGGTGCAGTGCCTGCAAAACCGTATTCGTTTGCCCGCTACCGACCTGCGGTGCCACCATCAGCCCCGGCAAGGAAGAGTGCCCACGCTGCGGATTGTTATTCGCCGATTACCTGAGCCAACGAAAAATGTACCGTCAATGCCCCAAATGCGGCAAGAAGCAGGGCCTGAACGAACAACAGTGCCGCTATTGCAAATTCTGGTTCAACTGTCCTACCTGTGGCCACAAGGTCCCGACTACCAGCGCCCTGACCTGCCCCCGTTGCGGCACCAACCTGTGCCGCTGA
- the cmoA gene encoding carboxy-S-adenosyl-L-methionine synthase CmoA, whose product MTKDALFSRPQKPVPPFEFNASVVQVFDDMISRSVPCYRELICRQAQLAAHYYRSGTRIYDLGCSTGNLELAIGASMKEGDQSFTLIGVDNSEPMIRVCREHMEKLPQGAHIDLSCSDIREVEMSNASVVILNLTLQFIPPDDRRKLLSRIHRALVPGGILLLTEKTVHAHLGLSQMQQNFYYRLKAENGYSEMEISQKREALENVLIPETVESHLERLTRVGFKAVDIWLKWFNFASFIALKDAL is encoded by the coding sequence ATGACCAAAGACGCCCTGTTTTCCCGACCGCAGAAGCCGGTACCCCCCTTCGAGTTCAATGCTTCGGTGGTGCAGGTGTTTGATGACATGATCAGCCGTTCGGTGCCCTGCTATCGGGAACTGATCTGCCGCCAGGCTCAGCTGGCCGCCCATTATTATCGATCCGGAACACGCATATACGATCTCGGCTGCTCCACCGGCAACCTGGAGCTGGCCATCGGTGCGTCCATGAAAGAAGGCGATCAGTCCTTTACCCTGATCGGTGTGGATAATTCCGAGCCGATGATCAGGGTCTGCCGGGAACACATGGAAAAGTTGCCGCAGGGAGCACACATTGATCTGAGTTGCAGCGACATCCGCGAGGTTGAGATGAGCAACGCCTCGGTGGTGATCCTCAACCTGACCCTGCAGTTTATTCCACCGGATGACCGCCGCAAACTGCTGAGCCGTATCCACAGGGCGCTGGTGCCAGGCGGAATATTGCTATTGACGGAGAAGACCGTGCATGCCCACCTCGGACTCAGCCAGATGCAGCAAAATTTTTATTACCGGCTGAAGGCTGAAAACGGCTATTCGGAAATGGAAATCAGCCAAAAGCGCGAAGCGCTGGAAAATGTTCTGATCCCGGAAACCGTTGAATCGCACCTGGAAAGGCTGACGCGGGTCGGCTTCAAAGCTGTCGATATCTGGCTTAAATGGTTCAACTTTGCCAGCTTTATCGCCCTGAAGGATGCTTTATGA
- the cmoB gene encoding tRNA 5-methoxyuridine(34)/uridine 5-oxyacetic acid(34) synthase CmoB, with amino-acid sequence MIDLLNAAVHAIGPGPWQPSLQELIAAKGHYLACIDGNVRRLSKLMAQVPGIRPSEISIEDGRIVIGTKEDVSEDERKALFDILMGFRPWRKGPFRIFGIDIDTEWRSDLKWARIAPHMASLPGRRVLDIGCSCGYYLMRMADAAPRLALGLEPYPPLFCQYVLLQHWMQLPRVHCLPLKLEELPPMDGYFDTVFHMGVLYHQRSPHDALKQLASLLRSGGELMLETLVLDGDEDLALCPRDRYAKMRNVFFLPTVPCLEAWLARAGFKNIRCIDRTWTTTEEQRPTSWVNTESLPDFLTPGDPAKTVEGYQAPLRAAIVATRS; translated from the coding sequence ATGATCGACCTGCTGAACGCCGCTGTCCATGCCATTGGCCCGGGCCCCTGGCAGCCGTCGCTGCAGGAACTGATCGCGGCAAAAGGACACTATCTGGCGTGTATCGACGGCAATGTACGGCGGCTGAGCAAACTCATGGCGCAGGTACCGGGCATCCGACCCTCCGAAATTTCGATCGAAGACGGCCGGATCGTTATCGGCACAAAAGAAGATGTTTCGGAGGATGAGCGCAAAGCTCTGTTCGATATTCTCATGGGGTTTCGACCCTGGCGCAAGGGACCGTTTCGCATCTTCGGCATCGACATCGATACGGAATGGCGCTCCGATCTCAAATGGGCACGCATCGCACCCCACATGGCCTCGCTTCCCGGCCGGCGGGTCCTGGATATCGGCTGCAGTTGCGGCTACTATCTGATGCGCATGGCCGACGCCGCCCCCCGGCTGGCCCTCGGCCTGGAACCGTACCCGCCGCTGTTCTGCCAGTATGTGCTGTTGCAGCACTGGATGCAGCTTCCGCGCGTGCATTGCCTGCCGCTCAAACTGGAGGAGCTGCCGCCCATGGATGGCTACTTCGACACGGTCTTTCATATGGGGGTCCTCTATCACCAGCGGTCGCCCCACGACGCCCTCAAACAATTGGCTTCGCTGCTGCGTAGCGGCGGCGAGCTGATGCTGGAGACACTGGTCCTCGATGGCGATGAAGACCTGGCCCTGTGCCCCCGTGATCGCTACGCCAAAATGCGCAACGTCTTCTTTTTGCCAACCGTGCCGTGTCTGGAAGCCTGGCTGGCCAGAGCCGGTTTTAAAAATATCCGCTGCATCGACCGTACCTGGACCACCACAGAGGAACAACGCCCCACATCCTGGGTGAATACGGAATCGCTGCCCGATTTCCTCACTCCCGGCGATCCGGCCAAAACCGTCGAAGGCTACCAGGCGCCCCTGCGGGCGGCAATCGTCGCCACCCGGTCTTGA
- the dmpI gene encoding 4-oxalocrotonate tautomerase DmpI has translation MTCLRHPHNLFWNRTNFFKEDSMPIITLTISPRSPEVKEQLIARLTEAAAGATGIPAEKFIVVIDENPIENIGVGGVPLNKLTR, from the coding sequence TTGACATGCCTCCGGCATCCTCATAACCTCTTTTGGAACCGTACCAATTTTTTTAAGGAGGACAGCATGCCGATTATCACTCTCACCATTTCCCCCCGCAGTCCGGAAGTCAAGGAACAACTGATCGCCAGATTGACCGAAGCCGCAGCCGGAGCGACCGGCATTCCGGCCGAAAAATTCATCGTCGTTATCGATGAAAACCCCATCGAAAACATCGGTGTCGGCGGAGTGCCCCTGAACAAGCTGACCCGGTAA
- a CDS encoding flavin reductase family protein — protein sequence MKKSLGPNTLAQPTPVWLVGTFDEAGQPNLATVAWGGICCSKPPCVSVALRPATHSHDSILDRKAFTVNVATEGFARQADFCGIASGRDTDKFAATGLTPVKSELVDAPYVEQFPLILECRLQQSVAVGGHTLFIGEIMDVKADKSVLSPEGYPHIEKVRPIIFTPVLRNYHGVGGYLGQAFSIGKELK from the coding sequence ATGAAGAAATCTCTCGGCCCCAACACCCTGGCACAGCCGACCCCCGTATGGCTGGTCGGCACCTTCGATGAAGCCGGCCAGCCCAACCTGGCGACGGTCGCCTGGGGCGGCATCTGCTGCTCCAAACCACCCTGCGTTTCCGTGGCGTTGCGTCCCGCTACCCACAGCCATGACAGCATCCTCGACCGCAAGGCCTTTACCGTCAATGTCGCTACCGAAGGCTTTGCACGGCAAGCAGACTTCTGCGGCATCGCCTCCGGCCGCGATACCGACAAATTCGCCGCCACCGGCCTGACCCCGGTCAAAAGCGAACTGGTTGACGCGCCTTACGTCGAACAGTTTCCCCTGATTCTGGAATGCAGGCTCCAGCAGTCCGTTGCGGTCGGAGGGCATACCCTGTTCATTGGCGAGATCATGGATGTCAAAGCGGATAAATCGGTCCTTTCTCCCGAAGGCTATCCTCATATCGAAAAGGTGCGACCGATAATCTTCACGCCAGTGCTGCGCAATTACCATGGCGTCGGAGGCTATCTGGGACAGGCCTTCAGTATCGGTAAGGAACTGAAGTAG